One region of Sulfurisphaera ohwakuensis genomic DNA includes:
- the narJ gene encoding nitrate reductase molybdenum cofactor assembly chaperone gives MNLLEVIGDLLEYPREWIKRKETIMNLVSESLSPNKYLIFEFLKSVSNYKELDLEEIYVSTFDNSDYTTLYMTYYITGEEKSRAKTPKRGFLLAWLKSRTKVNSNELPDYLPLLLKYLSNTEDEEVKKLIQEPMKILSDRLKEKNSVFYPLVLAAYLELYGGEDRR, from the coding sequence ATGAACTTGTTGGAAGTTATAGGGGATCTTCTCGAATATCCCAGAGAATGGATAAAAAGAAAAGAGACTATTATGAATCTAGTAAGTGAGAGTTTATCTCCTAACAAATATCTTATTTTTGAATTCTTAAAGAGTGTGTCAAATTACAAAGAACTTGATCTAGAGGAGATTTATGTAAGTACTTTTGATAATAGTGATTATACGACACTTTATATGACTTATTATATAACTGGAGAGGAAAAAAGTAGGGCTAAGACTCCTAAAAGAGGTTTTTTATTAGCGTGGCTAAAAAGTAGGACAAAGGTTAATAGTAATGAGCTACCGGATTATCTGCCACTTTTGTTAAAATACCTAAGTAATACTGAAGACGAGGAAGTTAAAAAGTTAATACAAGAACCTATGAAAATTCTTTCGGATAGGCTTAAAGAAAAAAATTCTGTTTTTTATCCTCTTGTACTTGCTGCATATTTAGAACTTTATGGGGGTGAGGATAGGCGATGA
- the narH gene encoding nitrate reductase subunit beta produces MKVLSQFMGVFNLDKCLGCNACTVACKNLWTNREGTEYMYWNNVETRPGPGYPLEWEDQEKYRGGWILTKDGKLKLAIGGRIARLLELFHNPYLPTIDDYFEPFTYTYENLVNAKESDKQPVAEPVSLITGKRIELRLGPNWNDDLAGGTEAILKDPNFKKLENKVKTDFENAFMMYLPRICNHCLNPSCVAACPAGAMYKREEDGIVLNDQNKCRGWRFCIAACPYKKVYYNWATGKAEKCILCYPRLETGQIPACFHECVGRIRYLGVVLYDADRVEWAASARDPKEIIDRMLQIILDPFDEEVIKNAKENGVTGDFIEAAQKTPVYKMVKIWKIALPLHPEFRTLPMIWYIPPLSPLVENIKVKSDEEFFPIVDHMRIPIEYLASMFTAGDTEKVKNVLKKLITLRIYMRQKRLGKKVNEELLKEVSLTEKDLEEMYRVLAIARLEDRFVIPTAHKEKALKMFEESLAPEYVQGSRGLQQTIRRDLRLRKS; encoded by the coding sequence ATGAAGGTATTAAGTCAATTTATGGGTGTATTTAATTTAGACAAATGCTTAGGCTGTAATGCTTGTACTGTAGCATGTAAGAACTTATGGACAAACAGAGAAGGAACAGAATATATGTATTGGAATAATGTAGAGACCAGACCCGGACCTGGATATCCATTAGAGTGGGAAGATCAAGAGAAATACAGAGGAGGTTGGATTTTAACTAAAGATGGTAAGCTAAAATTAGCCATAGGAGGAAGAATTGCAAGACTTTTAGAGCTCTTTCACAATCCATATTTACCTACTATTGATGATTATTTTGAACCTTTCACTTATACGTACGAAAATTTGGTTAATGCTAAAGAGTCAGATAAACAGCCAGTAGCCGAACCCGTCTCGCTAATAACTGGTAAAAGAATAGAACTGAGGTTAGGACCCAACTGGAATGACGATCTTGCTGGAGGTACAGAAGCAATATTAAAGGATCCTAATTTCAAGAAATTAGAAAATAAGGTAAAGACAGATTTCGAAAATGCCTTTATGATGTATTTACCAAGGATATGTAACCATTGCCTTAATCCCTCATGCGTTGCTGCTTGTCCAGCTGGAGCAATGTACAAGAGGGAAGAAGATGGAATAGTTCTAAATGACCAAAATAAGTGTCGTGGATGGAGATTCTGTATTGCAGCATGTCCTTACAAAAAGGTCTATTATAACTGGGCTACTGGGAAAGCTGAAAAATGTATATTGTGCTATCCAAGATTAGAAACTGGTCAGATTCCTGCTTGCTTCCATGAATGTGTTGGAAGAATTAGATACTTAGGCGTAGTTCTTTATGATGCCGATAGAGTCGAGTGGGCTGCCTCTGCAAGAGATCCTAAAGAGATAATAGATAGAATGCTTCAAATAATTCTGGATCCCTTCGATGAAGAAGTTATTAAGAATGCTAAAGAAAATGGTGTTACAGGTGATTTCATAGAAGCTGCACAGAAAACTCCAGTTTATAAGATGGTTAAGATCTGGAAAATAGCCTTACCATTACATCCAGAATTCAGAACATTACCGATGATATGGTACATACCACCTTTAAGTCCGTTAGTAGAAAACATTAAAGTAAAAAGTGATGAGGAATTCTTCCCTATTGTAGACCATATGAGAATACCAATAGAATATTTAGCTAGCATGTTCACTGCTGGTGATACTGAAAAGGTGAAGAATGTATTAAAGAAACTAATTACACTGAGAATTTATATGAGACAGAAGAGACTAGGCAAAAAAGTTAATGAAGAGTTACTAAAAGAGGTATCATTAACGGAAAAAGACCTTGAGGAAATGTACAGAGTTTTAGCTATAGCTAGGTTAGAAGATAGATTTGTAATCCCGACAGCACATAAGGAAAAAGCTCTAAAGATGTTTGAAGAAAGTTTAGCACCAGAATATGTCCAAGGTAGCAGAGGATTACAGCAAACGATTAGAAGAGATTTGAGGTTGAGGAAGTCATGA
- a CDS encoding nitrate reductase subunit alpha, with protein MPWQKFNYDNREWESFYRNRWQYDKVVRSTHGVNCTGSCSWMIYVKDGVIMTEMQALDYPIINPEIPPYEPRGCPRGASFSWYEYSPHRIKYPYVRRALLELWRDELRKTNDPVKAWENIIEDHNKARKYKVSRGKGGFVRASWDEVYEIISAALIYTIKKYGPDRIFGFTPIPAMSMVSYAAGTRFLSLIGGVVMSFYDWYADLPIASPQVWGEQTDVPESADWFNATYIIDWGTNIPQTRTPDAHFYSEVRYRGTKVVAIAPDYAEYVKFADLWIHPRPGTDGALALAMAHVIAKEFHVDREVEYFKNYIKKYTDAPFLVILEEENNRLLPGRYLRASDIYTNVDKGEWKLVVFDLNTNSLSIPNGSIGFRWSNDKKWNLKLKDSITERDIEPALTMLNVHDKIVSVSFPRFDQKGYVEREVPVKIIKTIDGRTVYVTTVYDLLLANLGVKRGDLKGYPSSYDEDVPYTPAWQEKITGVRRDLVIQIAREFAQNAEETKGKSLVLLGAGVNHWFHSDLIYRAIITILMLIGAIGVNGGGWAHYVGQEKVRPFEGWNTIAFAKDWLPVTRLQSTGLWVYMHTDQWRYDEVTMDKITIGKTMYDHPADYAVISVKKGWQPFYPQFNANPLNLGKSSDEIANKLENREISFSVSDVDNPINFPRILFVWRSNLLFSSGKGSEYFLKHVLGTENSVDNKDEVAKGYVKEIKWVEPAPEGKLDLLIDINFRMDSTALYSDIVLPAATWYEKYDISSTDMHTFVHPFNPAINPPWEARSDWKIFVGLAKKFSEMASKYLSDKVVDVVYVPFTHDTLGELASPETELDPLDPPGQALTVRDGKLIPGKNMGNIVLIERHYPKIYEMMITLGPLVKDKKLSFFGIEVNYSKEYEELKEELGSIEERPLLDEDKKVAETMLRLSGATNGEVSVREYKYLEEKTGLNFGDLREGIEEIKIRFNDITAQPRRVVDSPIESGIVKGGRTYSAFTFNVEYEVPWRTLSGRQHFYLDHPWIREQGEQLPVYKPPLDIVKVSQSEGVLIARYLSPHGKWQIHTTFMDNLRMLTLFRGGPVIWINEEDAKSIGVKDNDWVEVFNENGVIVTRAVVTNRIPKGTVIMYHAQERTIYVKEAKNGKMGGSHNAVTRVHIKPTWLIGGYAQLSFFLNYYGPVGTQRDTIVAIRRLG; from the coding sequence ATGCCATGGCAGAAATTTAATTATGATAACAGAGAATGGGAGTCCTTTTATAGGAACAGATGGCAGTATGATAAGGTAGTAAGAAGTACTCATGGTGTTAATTGCACTGGTTCTTGTAGTTGGATGATTTACGTTAAGGATGGCGTTATAATGACTGAAATGCAAGCTTTAGATTATCCTATTATTAATCCTGAGATACCTCCTTATGAGCCTAGAGGATGTCCTAGAGGAGCTAGTTTTTCATGGTATGAATACTCACCACATAGAATAAAATATCCTTATGTTAGAAGAGCACTGCTTGAACTATGGAGAGATGAACTACGAAAGACAAATGATCCCGTAAAGGCGTGGGAGAACATTATAGAAGATCATAATAAGGCTAGAAAATATAAGGTATCGAGAGGAAAAGGCGGGTTTGTTAGAGCTTCGTGGGACGAAGTTTACGAAATAATTTCTGCAGCCTTAATATATACTATTAAGAAATATGGACCAGATAGAATATTTGGCTTCACACCTATTCCCGCAATGTCTATGGTAAGTTACGCTGCAGGAACAAGATTCCTATCATTAATAGGAGGAGTAGTAATGAGTTTTTATGATTGGTATGCTGATTTGCCCATTGCCTCACCTCAAGTATGGGGAGAACAAACAGATGTTCCAGAAAGTGCTGACTGGTTTAATGCTACGTATATTATTGACTGGGGAACTAATATTCCACAAACTAGGACTCCAGATGCTCATTTCTATTCTGAGGTGAGATACAGAGGTACTAAAGTGGTTGCCATAGCTCCAGACTATGCTGAATACGTAAAGTTTGCAGATTTATGGATTCATCCTAGGCCTGGTACTGATGGTGCTCTTGCTTTAGCAATGGCTCACGTTATTGCTAAAGAATTTCACGTAGATAGAGAAGTAGAATATTTTAAGAATTATATAAAGAAATATACTGATGCTCCATTTCTTGTAATACTAGAAGAGGAAAACAATAGATTATTGCCCGGAAGATATCTAAGGGCTTCAGATATATACACTAACGTAGACAAGGGTGAGTGGAAATTAGTAGTATTTGACTTAAACACCAATTCCCTTTCAATACCAAATGGTAGTATAGGTTTTAGATGGAGTAATGACAAGAAGTGGAATTTGAAACTTAAAGATAGTATAACTGAAAGAGATATTGAACCAGCACTTACAATGTTAAATGTACACGATAAGATAGTAAGTGTAAGCTTCCCGAGATTTGACCAGAAAGGATATGTTGAAAGAGAAGTTCCGGTAAAAATAATCAAAACGATTGATGGAAGAACAGTTTACGTAACTACAGTTTATGATTTACTTTTGGCGAACTTAGGTGTTAAAAGAGGAGACTTAAAAGGATATCCTAGTAGTTATGATGAGGATGTACCTTATACTCCTGCTTGGCAGGAGAAGATTACTGGAGTTAGGAGAGATCTGGTTATCCAAATAGCTAGAGAGTTTGCCCAAAATGCTGAAGAGACAAAAGGCAAATCTCTAGTATTACTTGGTGCTGGAGTTAATCATTGGTTCCATAGTGATTTAATTTATCGTGCAATTATAACGATACTAATGCTGATTGGTGCTATTGGGGTTAACGGAGGAGGTTGGGCTCATTATGTAGGGCAAGAGAAAGTTAGGCCTTTTGAAGGTTGGAATACTATAGCCTTTGCTAAAGACTGGCTACCGGTTACTAGGCTACAAAGCACTGGATTATGGGTTTATATGCACACTGATCAATGGAGATATGATGAGGTCACGATGGATAAGATTACAATAGGAAAAACTATGTATGATCATCCAGCAGATTATGCAGTAATTTCAGTGAAGAAGGGTTGGCAACCCTTTTATCCTCAATTTAACGCGAATCCGTTAAATCTCGGTAAAAGCTCAGATGAAATAGCAAATAAACTAGAGAATAGAGAGATATCTTTCTCTGTTTCAGATGTTGATAATCCTATCAATTTCCCGAGAATATTATTTGTTTGGAGAAGTAATCTATTATTTTCAAGCGGTAAGGGTAGTGAATATTTCTTAAAGCATGTTTTGGGTACTGAAAATTCTGTGGATAATAAAGATGAAGTTGCCAAGGGTTATGTAAAAGAGATAAAGTGGGTAGAGCCGGCTCCAGAAGGTAAGCTAGACTTGCTAATCGATATAAACTTTAGGATGGATAGTACTGCACTATACTCTGACATAGTTCTGCCTGCAGCCACATGGTATGAAAAATATGATATAAGCTCTACAGACATGCATACTTTTGTTCATCCATTTAATCCGGCAATTAATCCGCCATGGGAGGCTAGAAGTGATTGGAAAATCTTTGTAGGATTAGCAAAGAAATTCTCTGAAATGGCCTCTAAGTACTTATCAGATAAAGTCGTAGATGTTGTTTATGTACCATTTACTCATGACACGCTTGGTGAACTCGCCAGTCCAGAAACGGAATTAGACCCCTTAGATCCGCCAGGCCAGGCTCTAACAGTGAGAGATGGAAAATTAATCCCCGGAAAGAATATGGGTAATATAGTCTTAATAGAGAGACACTATCCTAAGATTTACGAAATGATGATAACATTAGGGCCTTTAGTTAAAGATAAAAAGTTATCGTTCTTTGGCATAGAGGTTAACTACTCTAAAGAATATGAAGAGTTAAAAGAAGAGCTAGGAAGCATAGAAGAAAGGCCATTATTAGATGAGGATAAGAAAGTGGCTGAGACCATGTTAAGATTAAGTGGAGCTACTAATGGTGAAGTTTCTGTTAGGGAATACAAATATCTGGAGGAGAAGACTGGACTTAACTTCGGAGATCTTAGAGAGGGGATAGAAGAGATAAAGATTAGGTTTAATGATATTACAGCACAACCACGTAGGGTAGTTGATTCTCCAATAGAATCTGGGATAGTTAAAGGAGGTAGAACTTATTCAGCATTTACGTTTAATGTCGAATACGAAGTCCCATGGCGGACTTTATCTGGTAGGCAACACTTTTATTTAGATCATCCGTGGATTAGAGAACAAGGTGAGCAATTACCGGTATATAAACCTCCATTAGATATAGTGAAAGTATCCCAATCTGAAGGAGTATTAATTGCTAGATACCTATCTCCTCACGGTAAGTGGCAAATCCACACTACCTTCATGGATAACCTTAGAATGCTTACTTTATTCAGGGGAGGCCCGGTAATTTGGATAAATGAAGAAGATGCTAAAAGTATTGGGGTTAAAGATAATGATTGGGTTGAGGTATTTAACGAGAATGGAGTCATAGTTACTAGGGCTGTAGTTACTAACAGAATTCCCAAAGGGACGGTGATAATGTATCATGCGCAGGAGAGGACAATTTATGTTAAAGAGGCTAAAAACGGAAAAATGGGCGGATCGCATAATGCAGTAACGAGAGTTCACATAAAGCCTACTTGGCTCATAGGAGGTTATGCACAGTTATCCTTCTTTTTAAACTATTATGGTCCCGTAGGAACTCAAAGAGATACAATAGTGGCAATTAGGAGGTTGGGGTAA
- a CDS encoding MFS transporter: MDVRGRGLTAGTIAFFAGFAAVALFGTTTLKISPILHLTLVESSWLVAIPLVTGAFLRIPFSLLVDKLGKHTLTIQLVIGLIGMIGIIFTLEQIKTLLSDIVYGLLLFFGALAGTGISTFSSGITYVSYFYPQKKQGTALGIYAGLGNTAPGIFTVILPFALASIGLVYAYVAWAIFLVIMIIIYNIIAINPPFIQYIKEGKNWEEAKALALKEGYDVIPAESLSASIKRSAKNPVTWALVFMYFTSFGGFEALTEWLPTYWKEFLHVTPIEAGLLTGVVYSLITALIRVYGGYMSDKVGGELVSTISYSIMIVGSLIFIFSYALPTSILAEIIMAIGMGIANGAVYKLVPKYSPDAVSGSSGLVGGLGSAGGLLIPPTMGYIASIINFPMAFTVFFSISIVSTILSMVLWVKYAKSHVIQYKETNVTHKEAHVK; encoded by the coding sequence GTGGATGTAAGAGGTAGAGGGCTAACAGCAGGAACAATAGCGTTTTTTGCTGGATTTGCAGCTGTTGCCCTATTTGGAACAACAACACTTAAGATTAGTCCAATTCTTCATTTAACATTAGTAGAGAGTTCTTGGTTAGTGGCTATTCCTTTAGTTACAGGGGCGTTTTTAAGGATTCCATTTTCACTTTTAGTAGATAAGTTAGGAAAACATACCCTAACTATTCAATTAGTCATAGGTCTTATAGGAATGATTGGTATAATCTTTACCCTTGAGCAAATAAAAACACTTCTTAGTGACATAGTATATGGTCTTCTCTTATTCTTTGGGGCACTTGCAGGTACTGGAATTTCTACGTTTTCAAGCGGTATAACGTATGTTTCTTACTTCTATCCACAAAAGAAGCAAGGTACTGCTTTAGGAATTTATGCTGGGCTAGGTAATACAGCCCCAGGGATCTTTACAGTAATTCTTCCATTTGCTCTAGCATCTATAGGTTTAGTTTACGCCTATGTTGCTTGGGCTATATTTCTAGTCATAATGATTATTATCTACAATATAATCGCAATTAATCCACCTTTTATTCAATACATTAAGGAAGGTAAAAATTGGGAAGAAGCTAAGGCTCTTGCCTTAAAGGAAGGCTATGATGTGATACCGGCTGAATCTCTTTCAGCATCAATTAAAAGAAGTGCCAAAAACCCTGTAACCTGGGCACTAGTATTCATGTACTTTACATCTTTCGGCGGTTTCGAAGCATTAACTGAATGGTTACCAACATATTGGAAAGAATTCTTACATGTTACTCCTATAGAAGCAGGGCTATTAACCGGTGTTGTATATTCATTAATTACAGCATTAATTAGAGTTTACGGTGGTTATATGTCTGATAAGGTTGGAGGAGAGCTGGTTTCCACAATTTCATATTCTATAATGATCGTGGGAAGTTTGATATTTATATTCTCATATGCCTTACCGACTTCAATACTTGCTGAAATAATTATGGCTATAGGAATGGGTATTGCTAATGGAGCTGTATATAAACTTGTTCCTAAATATTCACCAGATGCCGTAAGCGGATCATCTGGATTAGTAGGCGGACTAGGATCTGCTGGCGGTCTACTAATTCCACCAACAATGGGATATATTGCATCAATAATCAATTTCCCAATGGCTTTTACAGTGTTCTTCTCAATTAGTATCGTCTCAACAATTCTCTCTATGGTATTATGGGTTAAGTACGCAAAAAGTCATGTCATACAATATAAGGAAACTAATGTAACTCATAAAGAAGCTCACGTAAAATAA
- a CDS encoding hemerythrin domain-containing protein, with the protein MVYEHNELRDLLTKIENEYSEPKELKKNLSYLAYLLSGHIGKENTVLFPLAENMITEEDDKELYEGFEKVEERIGVNKHKEYVNLINNLYAKYFPK; encoded by the coding sequence ATGGTTTATGAACATAATGAGCTACGAGACTTACTAACTAAAATCGAAAACGAATACAGCGAACCGAAAGAACTTAAGAAAAATTTAAGTTATCTGGCTTATCTTTTATCGGGACATATAGGCAAGGAGAATACCGTGTTATTTCCTTTAGCGGAAAATATGATAACAGAGGAAGATGATAAAGAATTATATGAAGGATTTGAAAAGGTGGAAGAGAGAATTGGCGTTAATAAACATAAGGAATACGTGAATTTAATTAACAATCTTTACGCGAAATATTTCCCGAAGTAA
- a CDS encoding DUF2249 domain-containing protein, with product MELDLRNVEPQYRHKLVIDAFSKIKDGEELVVIADHYPAHLLQILSGQIEKYKVDQTETGDFILKVIKKGSKSIIAHISEYRKVGDTFTPIPVLRKDEYGVILVFFKAGQYIPIHAPDSDLIFYVLQGKGTAYVDNKEVEVREGSIIIVPRGVKRGIKAETYMEALHIVIPSPSAEDHEKVMKAAREGIEEVDLKH from the coding sequence ATGGAATTAGATCTCAGAAATGTAGAACCACAATATAGGCACAAACTAGTGATAGATGCTTTTAGTAAGATAAAGGATGGTGAAGAGTTAGTAGTGATAGCAGATCATTATCCTGCCCATTTATTACAAATTTTATCGGGACAAATTGAAAAATATAAGGTAGATCAGACAGAAACTGGAGACTTCATTTTGAAAGTTATAAAGAAAGGTTCCAAGTCAATTATTGCTCATATTTCAGAATATAGGAAAGTAGGGGATACATTTACACCAATACCAGTATTAAGAAAGGATGAATACGGCGTTATTTTAGTTTTCTTTAAAGCGGGGCAATATATACCAATACATGCTCCAGATTCTGACCTAATATTCTATGTACTTCAAGGAAAAGGTACGGCTTATGTAGATAACAAAGAAGTTGAAGTAAGAGAAGGTTCTATAATTATAGTACCTAGAGGAGTTAAGAGAGGAATAAAAGCAGAGACTTACATGGAAGCACTTCATATAGTTATTCCTAGTCCTTCAGCAGAAGACCATGAGAAAGTAATGAAAGCAGCTAGGGAAGGTATAGAAGAAGTAGATTTGAAACATTAG
- a CDS encoding C2H2-type zinc finger protein — protein sequence MCGEVFNNNSLYYQHKVLQHSEYKPIVKGDSYECPICHETRKRLPTLLTHIGLHHLTNNPIRVEVA from the coding sequence GTGTGCGGTGAAGTCTTCAATAATAATTCACTATACTATCAACATAAGGTTTTACAACACTCAGAATATAAACCAATAGTTAAAGGGGACAGTTATGAATGCCCAATATGTCATGAAACTAGAAAAAGACTTCCTACGCTTCTTACCCATATAGGATTACATCATCTAACAAACAATCCAATTAGAGTAGAAGTTGCTTAA